A single window of Nocardia higoensis DNA harbors:
- the ispG gene encoding flavodoxin-dependent (E)-4-hydroxy-3-methylbut-2-enyl-diphosphate synthase, translating to MPAAPAAVLAPRRKTRQLTVGNVGVGSDSPISVQSMTTTKTHDVNATLQQIAELTASGCDIVRVACPRQEDADALATIAKKSQIPVIADIHFQPRYIFAAIDAGCAAVRVNPGNIKEFDGRVKEVAKAAGAAGIPIRIGVNAGSLDKRMLEKYGKATPEALVESALWEASLFEEHGFGDIKISVKHNDPVIMVEAYRQLAAQCDYPLHLGVTEAGPAFQGTIKSAVAFGALLSEGIGDTIRVSLSAPPAEEVKVGGQILQSLNLRPRKLEIVSCPSCGRAQVDVYTLANAVSAGLEGMEVPLRVAVMGCVVNGPGEAREADLGVASGNGKGQIFVKGEVIKTVPEHLIVETLIEEAMRIAEEIGESGEASATGEPVVTVG from the coding sequence ATGCCTGCGGCTCCGGCCGCCGTGCTCGCTCCGCGCCGCAAGACCCGCCAGTTGACGGTGGGAAATGTCGGTGTGGGCAGCGATTCCCCGATCTCCGTGCAGTCCATGACCACCACCAAGACCCACGACGTCAACGCCACCTTGCAGCAGATCGCCGAGCTCACCGCCTCGGGCTGCGACATCGTGCGCGTGGCGTGTCCGCGCCAGGAGGACGCCGACGCGCTGGCGACGATCGCGAAGAAGAGCCAGATCCCGGTCATCGCCGACATCCACTTCCAGCCTCGCTACATCTTCGCCGCCATCGACGCGGGCTGCGCGGCCGTGCGCGTCAATCCCGGCAACATCAAGGAGTTCGACGGCCGCGTCAAGGAGGTCGCCAAGGCGGCAGGCGCGGCGGGCATCCCGATCCGCATCGGCGTGAACGCCGGTTCGCTGGACAAGCGGATGCTGGAGAAGTACGGCAAGGCCACCCCGGAGGCGCTGGTCGAGTCGGCGCTGTGGGAGGCGAGCCTGTTCGAGGAACACGGCTTCGGCGACATCAAGATCTCGGTCAAGCACAACGACCCGGTGATCATGGTGGAGGCCTACCGGCAGCTCGCCGCGCAGTGCGACTACCCGCTGCACCTGGGCGTCACCGAGGCGGGCCCCGCCTTCCAGGGCACCATCAAGTCCGCGGTGGCCTTCGGTGCGCTGTTGAGCGAGGGCATCGGCGACACCATCCGCGTCTCGCTGTCCGCGCCGCCCGCCGAAGAGGTCAAGGTCGGTGGGCAGATCCTGCAGTCGCTGAACCTGCGGCCCCGCAAGCTCGAGATCGTGTCCTGTCCGTCCTGTGGCCGTGCCCAGGTCGATGTGTACACCCTCGCCAACGCGGTCAGCGCCGGACTCGAGGGCATGGAGGTGCCGTTGCGGGTGGCGGTGATGGGCTGTGTGGTGAACGGTCCCGGCGAGGCCAGGGAAGCCGATCTCGGCGTGGCTTCCGGCAACGGCAAGGGCCAGATCTTCGTCAAGGGTGAGGTCATCAAGACCGTCCCGGAACACCTCATCGTGGAGACGCTGATCGAAGAGGCGATGCGCATCGCCGAGGAGATCGGTGAGAGCGGTGAGGCCAGTGCTACCGGTGAGCCGGTGGTCACGG